A region of the Flintibacter sp. KGMB00164 genome:
TCCTCTGGCGTGGCGGTGATGCGGATGCGGCGGGCGGGGGTGTTGTACTCGTCCAGATCGTGGAGGTTTACACTGCCGCTGACGCTGCACTCCAGCAGGATGGCAGCCAGGTCTGTGACCACATCAATGGCGAAGTGGAAGTCCATCTCCACGCCATCGGAGTGGGTAAACTCCAGATACTCCACGGTCTGGTGGAAGTCCCAGTTCTGCTTGTCCAGGCCGATCTTGGCAAAAATCTCGCTGAGGGGGATCTCCTCTTTCTTCTGGTCTTCCAAAAAGGCCACAAGGTTCAGGCTGTCATCCGAGCCTCCGATAAAGTTGCCCCAGTATTTTTTGATATACATGACCATCCTCCTCACTTGCGCGTCAAAGTTCCGTTATCAATAAGGGCAGCCTCCCGGATGCGCCGGAGGGATTCCGCCTCCAGCAAAAACTCCCGCAGGTTTGGGTCCTCAAAGAAGGACATGGGACGCACCTGCGTCGGCCCGGCAACCGCCCACAGCCGCGATGTTGCCAACCGCTCCGCTGTCTGGAGCGCCTTCTCCTGCTCGCCCAGATAGAGATAGCGGGCGATTGCGTCCCGATAGGAGGAGTCAGCCATGGGCACGCCTTGAATCTCCTCAAAGAGATCTACGGCATCCCTGGCGGTTCCGAACATACAGCAGTGGTTATAGAGCTTCCGCCTGGCATCGGGATCGTCCGGCGAGAGCTTTTTATTCTGTTCCACCAGCTTTGCCCAGAGCTGCTCCTTCGTTTGAGGTTCCTCCGGTTCATGGTAGGGGTAGTTCTTGTCGTTGTCCGCAAAGGGCATAACGCCCCGCTTGAGGTAGTCCATCAGAATGTTACAGAACCGATCCCGCTGGGGGAGGCCGTTCTCAGCCCGGATGCGCGCCTGTTCTTTCGTCAGCGCCTCAATCAGCTCCTGCTCCCGGTGGAGCTGGATGGCGGCCACCGTCATGGCAATCATGTGTTCATCGCTCACATTGCTGTAATACCACTCCTCCAGCCAGGGAAGGATGGTCAGATCCAAAGCCAGCGCCTTTTCATAGTCCAGGTTGAAATAGGCGACCTCCGCCTTGACCGCCGCAACCTGATGGGGGTATTGATCGGCAAAGGATTCCAGCGTGTCCAAGGCTTCTTCTTTGCCATCCATGATCTCATAGCAGACCATGCGGACTTTCTTGGGGAGTTTCACGGCATCCATGTTGACGCCTCCTTCAGTCTTTTTTCTGTAAATAGTAGGTTCCACACCGGCCCCACAGCCGGGTGTCCAGGCTTTCCTTCTCCCTCCGGCTGCAAATTACTTTCTACAACCATAACGGTGGGATAGGTCAATTCGGTGTCAATCTATCCTCCAAGCGTTTCAGGTAGGTCGCAGGAACCACCTTTGTCAGCCAGACTCCATTGGCGGACAAATAAAAGCAATATCCGTCCCGGTGCATCTGTCCGGCATCCACCAGGTAGATCACAGGTTCTCCATGCCGGCGCCCAACTTTCTCCGCTGTTTCCTGATCCGGTGAAAGATGAACATACAGGCGGCTCTGGGGGAGCAGTCCCTGGGCCTCGATGGAGGCGACAAACCGCTGGGTCGTTCCGTGGTACAGCGTCTCCGGTGGTTCAGTCACAGGGAGTTCCACATCCACCTGGACGGAGTGGCCCTGGTTGGCCCGGATTTTTGTCCCGTCCTCGCTGAAGGAATACCGCTGCTTTTCATCACTCCGCACAATTTCATCCAGAATGTCCCGGTTGATGGGGTATTTCCTGCTGATACCCGCCAGCAGCGCATTGACATCCGCCCAGCCGTGGGCATCCAACTGGATTCCAATGACCTCCGGCCTGTGCCGAAGGATCAAACTGATATATTTGCTGATCCTTGTGAGATCGGGCGTTGTTTCTCTCATGTTGCCCTCCGCATTCTCAAATTACATCCACCCGGATAATAGGCCGGTAGAAGTCATAGTCGCCGTTCAGTTCCTTGTCCTCCTGCACTTCCGGCTTGCAGTGCGGCGAACAGGGCAGGAAACCGAGGAAGATTCCAAGTCCGCCGCAGATGCTGCGCCCGCCATCACCGCCGCAAGTGGTAAACTGCTCGGCCTTCACGACCTCCCGCATATAGGGGTCATATGCGATGGACACTCCGAAGAAGTTAGGCTCCTCCATATCGAAGGGCTTGTCCTCATCCTCCGGGCTTTCAAAATGGTGCAGGTGCATGGAGTAGTCCATTCCATCTCCCCAGGGAAATAGGGTGCGGCACCCGCCGCCGCATAGATAGGCCCACTCGTCTACCGTAGGCAGTGAGAGCCCCTGCTTTTCCAGCCCGGCAAGAAGTTCATCGTAATCAGTGCGGTTATAGATACAGATCTGAAAGCCCTTTTCCGTCCGCTCAATGCGGGCTGACTGGTGCATAGTAAGGCTGTCAAGGTCGCTCCAGGCAAAATCCCGGAACTTCTTCAGCCAGTCAGGGTGGGCGATCAGCCTGGGATCGTCCATTGTGACCGGCTCCCAGCACAGTTCCTCCAACTCCCGGCCCACCAGCATAGGCCCAATGGCTGCCTGCCGAACAGGAGCCAAGCTTTCCCGGATCATCTCCTCTGGGTCCTGTTCCATCTCCCATTTCTGGAACAGATCGTCCAGTTCCTCCCGGCTATCCTGATCCAGCCCTACGGCAAACTGTTCCCAGCCCAGGGTGACGGTATCACCGGGGACAAAGACGAACTCCCGGCCATCTTTCTTGAATATGCCGGTGGTACAGTTCTGGCCCCAGCGATCAAAGGTATGTAGACCGAGAAAGGTCATATTATAACGAGCAGCCAGGCGTTCCATCAGCACCTGCTTCTCGGTGGTTTCCATTTGATTGAATTGGGTGCGGAATAAATTTTCGTTCACAGTAGTCCTCCTTCGATCCTTTCTGCGTGTTCCAGCAGATAGCGCCGGCCATCCTGCTTGGCCTGCTCCAAGTATTGTGGAAGCAGGCCGGAATGGATGGCGTCTAGCGAAACCAGAACCGCGATCCGCTGGTATTCCTGTAATTCGAGGGAATAACAGTTCCGCTCCCAGAACAGCGGAGCGAACTGTTCCACACAGTCAGGGCGCAGAGCGGGCATCGCCAAAAGCGCCCGCCGGCGCACATATTCATTGGGATCCTTTGCGAAGTCCAGGATCATGTCTTTGACTTCCTGGCTGCACGGATATTCTGGCAGATACGCGGCAAACTGCCACTTGGCCTCACTCTCATTGGAGGCTGCGGCCCTGCGGCAGAGGCACTCGAACCATTCGGGATGGGAAGTGGTCTCCTGTATAAACCCCTCCGCTTCGTTGTCCCTGGCGATCAGATAGACCATCTCATCCAGTAGGACGCTGTCTGCCGTTTCTGCATCCATTTGGGTCAACACATGGCAAAAGGCACTGTAAGTATCATTCCAGTATGGATAATCGACTTCCCACACACCGCCGAGTTCCTCGCTAGTTTTGCCGGGATAAGTGGCTTCCTGCCATTGATGGAACTTTATTGCCTGCTCCAGTAGGCGTTCACGAATGCCCTTTGCCATGTGCTCACCTCACAATTTTCCGAAATGGTCCAGATATAAATCCCGCACAGAATAAGGGCCTACAAGGTTCGTTTCCTGCCGGCCATCCCAGGAATACACATGAATTTTGCCTTCATCCCCAATGTATTGCTGATCCTCAAAGGGCGCGGGAAAAGGAAATCTCTCTACCACGCTCCAGTCAATCTTGGGTTTCAGCCCATCAAACTCCTCGCGCTTGAGCCTTTTGAAGTTAAACACCAATGCTGCCCCAATCCCATCGAACAGCAAGTCTGCGTATTCTCTGGGGGTGATGCTCTCGCTCACATTGGCGGCATCAACATTCACATCCAGAACCTTGTTGCCGCAGTTTGTCCAGATTTTATCAGGGGAGAACCAGGTGGCGCGTTCCGCAGCGTCTGCAAAGTCCTCACGGGGATACCATCCGTTTGCGCTGTCCGGCTTGACGCCTTCCCGAAGCTGCCCGTTGTACGGTGAAAGCGGATAATATCGGTGCCGCACCGGATCAAATCGGCCAAAGGCAATTTTCAGCAGATACCTATGCTTTTCGCTGCGCATGAGCTTATGGGGCTTCACGATATGTTCTTCGATCAAACTCCAAATGTACTCATCCACATGGATGGATACACGGGGGCGGCCGAATAGTGTGATTTTGTTGGTGTCTGTATGCACATTGAGCCAGACACGATTGATCTCAACCATTGTCATTCCTCGCTTTCACCAAGTACCCCGCCATAGAGAACGCCGTTTTTTCCGAGGAACAGCATCTGGCTTCGAAGCAGGCTGCACTGCTCCACAGCGACCTTGTTTCCGTCACAGGTGGGAATAGCCTCCTGTTTTTGCCCAAGGCGATCACCATGAGCGGTAAGGAAGTAGAATTTGTCCCGTTGCTGGTATCCGCCTTGAAACAGGAAGGCATTGCCGGCCGGGGCAACAGAAAAAGCTCCGCTTCCTTCGATTGGCAGTTCAAACACAAAGTCCTCTTTGAAGTTCGTCCGCACCAGCTGGAATTCATCGTAATAATAAAACCACAGGTTTTCTTCTTCGTCCAGGCTGATGGCATAGCAGTCATAGATGGAATACTTCTCATTCTTCCAGAGAGGAGTTCCCTCCGATGTCCATGCAATCAGGCCGCAAGCGCCCAGAGGTTCATCCCAACCGTAATTACCAAATACACCTTCGTCAAAGTAGCTGGTAATGATGGTGCCATCTTTTTTTACCACACAGTCTTGAATGCCATCCCCCAGGCAGAAGCGGGACAGAATGGTTCCATCCCGGCTGACGATCCAGGCGTTCTGGTCGGGGCCGTTTTCCCGATAGGCGCATCTTGCCCCCAGCAGGAGGAAGTGATCACCTGCGGGCCGCAAATAATGAAACTGGAACTTCAAGAGGCCAAGAGGAAACAGCGTCGTTTCCAGCACCCGCTGTTCCGCCCAATCCAGCTGGATTTCCACTGCGGTATAGGTGGAAGGAGTGCTGAGCCAGTCCTTACCCTGTGTTTCGGACGGCTGTTCCATGAGAAGATAGACTTTTCCATCCCTTGCCGTGAAAAAGTCTGTCACTTCTGTGCCCTCCAGATGGTTTTCCCGGCGCAGCTGGTCCAGGTCAATGATGGAGAACAACGGCAGATTTTTGGCTTTTAAGGATTTGTTCATAGGGACTCCTCCTGGTTACTTTAACGCTCCATCATAGGTGTGGGTTTCCCAGATGGACTCAAATTCTGCTTTCTCTATTACACAGGCGTGGAACTCCTCACCCCAGACATGGGCGTTCAATTCCTCCACGGTGGGGATCGGCGTGATCTCGATGGCGCCGTCGTAAAGGTCAGGGATGTTGCGGGTGCGGCCATCCGGAAAAATGTCAATGGAGCGGAGGGCCAGCCGCTCATCTTCGGTATCCACTTCATAGAGGATGACCGCTGGTTCACCCTCCGGTGCGCCCTCCCAAAAGAGCTTGATGTACTCGATCATTCCATTTCCCTCATTTGAACCAATGCCACCCCGTCATGGTGCCGGTTACCTCATCGATCTGTACCGCAATATCATAATTGCCGCGACAGCCCAGCAAGGCCGCAAGATGATCATTTTCCATAATCAAATCATAAAACTCAACCGCTATACCTTGGAATTCCTCTGGGATCTCCAGCACAGAAAAGGAATCCACTGACTGAGCATTTTGGAAAAATTCAATGGCCGTTTTACTGCATTTTACTATAATCCCTGTTTGAGTGGTCAACTCTTTCATGCTTTCGCTGCCTCGCTCATGTTCAGATACATCCCCATCGTTTTTTCATCGGCACAGGCCGCCCGGATCATTTTGGCCAGCATCATCAGGTCGTCGATGTATTGGGAATAGACGCAGAACACATCCTCGTCGGAGTCGAAGTGAAACAGATCCTCGCCGCTGTTGCCTTCCTCGAACTCTTGGATCACACCCCGGACCAGCCGTTCCCAGTCTCCGCTGTTGCCGGTCAGTCCCAGCTGGCAGAATTCTTCTGCCCGGAACCCGTCACTGATCTTCAGCAGAAGGGAGATGGCATAGGGGTGGTGGGGAATGACAAAGAATGGCGCGATCTGCTCCGGCTTCACCCAGATTTTGAAGGGCGGACGCGGATCGGGTATCCAGGGCAGCATCTCCCACTGGTCGTTCG
Encoded here:
- a CDS encoding RNA 2'-phosphotransferase, which produces MRETTPDLTRISKYISLILRHRPEVIGIQLDAHGWADVNALLAGISRKYPINRDILDEIVRSDEKQRYSFSEDGTKIRANQGHSVQVDVELPVTEPPETLYHGTTQRFVASIEAQGLLPQSRLYVHLSPDQETAEKVGRRHGEPVIYLVDAGQMHRDGYCFYLSANGVWLTKVVPATYLKRLEDRLTPN
- a CDS encoding S6 modification enzyme RimK: MKELTTQTGIIVKCSKTAIEFFQNAQSVDSFSVLEIPEEFQGIAVEFYDLIMENDHLAALLGCRGNYDIAVQIDEVTGTMTGWHWFK
- a CDS encoding immunity 51 family protein; protein product: MKDFSQYGNRPNDQWEMLPWIPDPRPPFKIWVKPEQIAPFFVIPHHPYAISLLLKISDGFRAEEFCQLGLTGNSGDWERLVRGVIQEFEEGNSGEDLFHFDSDEDVFCVYSQYIDDLMMLAKMIRAACADEKTMGMYLNMSEAAKA